CGATCTCGGCGCTGACCACCACGGACTCATCCGACTGCAGCGTCCCCACGGCGCTCAGCTCGCGGTTTACCGGCGCCGTCGTGACCAGCGCCGCTTCCACCGGCATCCCCGGCGGCGCTCCGGCCGGCGCAGGCGCCGCCTTCTCCGCCTCTACCCCGGAGGGACCGAGGGAGAAGACCAGCAGACTGAGCATGAGGATGCTCGTTATCCCTGCCGGCCAGAGAAATTTCATCCAGGCGGGACGTCGCAGCTTCAGTGGAGAAACGCTCTTCTTCTCTATCTCTCTTGTCATCCTCGTCACCTTTGGAAGTGGGTGTTCACTCCGAAAGAAAAACAAACCGGAAATTATCTTTTATCTAATACCGCTTCAAACCATCCCAGGAAGCCTCGACGGTCTGTCGGATCATCTCCTCATCCACGGCCAGGCTCCTGTTGATATGCTCCTTGGCCAGAGCGACGATCGGGCCGAAGGCCAGGGCCTGCAGAACGGAGAGGTGCGCCTCCTTCACAACCCGCTCGGTCCGGGCCGTAATCAGCAGCTGTCGGATGGTTTCATTCTCTTCCGGAGCGGCGCAGTCGTCGTCACTGGAGAAGGGGGAGAAGTAATACTGCTCCATGAACCGGAACTCCAGGGGATTCTCGAGGAAAAAACGCAGCAGCCGGGACATGGCCCGGACATAGCGTTCGCGCACCGGCAGCCCGGGCGGGGAATCCCCGTAGACGCGGGCCTGGACACGCTCGAGTACCTCCCGGTACAGTTCGCGGATGAGCTCGTCCTTGTCCTTAAAATAACGGTAGATGGTCCCCACCCCCACCCCCGCCGCCTGGGCCAGCAGGGAAGTGGGCGCTCCGTGGAACCCCTTCTCCGCGAAGAGGTCCAGAGCTGCATTCAAAATGATGCTTCGTTTGCCGTTTTTTTCCATATGCTCTCCTCGCGGAGTGAATATTCAGTCCGGTTATTTAGAAGGGAGAATTCTCGCGATGTCAAGTGAGAATCATTTTACAAAAATGGCTAGACAAAAGGTTAAGTGACAAATTTAGTGAGGCTTTTATGATTTAAAGACTTTACCAGGGGGAATGAAATGCACTATTCTGAGGGTGCGATCTAAATAATAGACTGATATGCAGGAGGCTGGCGGATGATCCGTCGCGACGAAAAAATGCGGGAGGAGTCCTTTCACGGCGAAGCCGTCATCGGACGCTGGATATCACCCGAGTGGCCCAGGCATCTTACCCCAGTTCGTCTGCTGATTATTCTTGCGGTGGCCGTCTTCGTCGCCGAAGTCGTCATCATGCTGATCATGTCGCAACTGCCTCCCGTCACCGGGGTGATCCAGCCGATCATTGATGCCACCATCCTGCTGCTGCTCCTTTCCCCCTCCTATTATTTTCTTTTCCTGCCGCTGAAAAAGCATTACGCCGAACATCTCAGGTCTGATCTGGAGATCCAGCGCCTTTCGAGTCAGATGATCCGCGCCATCGAAAGCGAGAAAAAACATCTCGCCCGGGAACTGCATGATGAGTTCGGCCAGACACTGACGGCGCTGCAGTTCGGAATTGAATCCATCCGCAGCTCCCAGCCGGGAGCCGGAGCCGAAGAGCGGCGTCAGCTCGACTACCTTCGGAAACTGGTGGGCCGGCTCAGCGATCACATCCGGGATATCACTTCCGACCTGCGTCCTCCCCTTCTGGAAAACTGCGGTCTTGGCGACACCCTGCAATGGCATGTCGAAGAGTTGAAAACCAATGGCTGCGGCTTCGAAATAGAGACGGAGCTGGAGGAGTGCCCCCGCCTTGATCCGGATATCGAGATCACGATTTTCCGGATCTGTCAGGAGGGGCTGAATAATGTCTCCAAGCATGCGGGAGCCAGCCGCGCCAGGGTTCGTCTGTTCTATGATTCTCACCGGGTGGGTCTGATTCTGGAAGATGACGGGCGGGGGTTCTCCGATTCGGGACAGCCGAAAATGGCTGGAACTCCCCCGGGAGTGGGTCTCATCGGCATGAGGGAGCGCATCGCGGCCGTGGGGGGACGCCTGATGATCAGTTCGACCCTCGGGAAAGGTACCCGGATATGGGCCAGAATCCCCCTTGCCTACGGGAGCTTGCCGTAACATGATCCGGATTTTCATCGCGGACGATCACGTCCTCATTCGAAACGGGCTGCGCGAACTGCTGGGAACCCATGCCGACATTGAGATCGTCGGCGAAGCCGCCGACGGCATCGAAACCCTGAAGAAAACCCGGCAGCTTCGCCCCCATGTGCTCATCCTCGATGTGGCCATGCCTGGGATGAACGGGCTGGAAACCGCCAAACTGGTTCACGAGATCGTCCCCGAAACCCGGATCGTGATCCTCTCCATGTTCGAAAAAGAGTCTTTCGCCCGCCAGGCCCTCCAGGCGGGAGCCAGCGGCTACGTCCTCAAGGGGGCGAGCCACTCCGACATCGTGGCCGCCATCCGCGCAGTACATGCCGGCGGATATTATTTCAGCGCCCGCATCACCACGGACCTCATCCGGAGCTACCTCGACACTACCCCCCCCAAGCAGCCCTCCCGGGGCAAATATGAACTGCTCACCGACAGGGAACGTCAGGTGTTCGGCCTGCTGGTCGAAGGCCATTCGACGACGGCCATTGCCCAGATCCTCTGCGTCAGCTACAAGACCGTGGAAAAGCACCGGGGGAGCATCTCCCGCAAACTGGACATCGCTAACCCTATTGAAATGCTCAAGTACGCAGTACGCCTGGGCCTGGTCGATCCTGAATTCTGGGAGAGCTGACGAAAATCTTTCGCTCTCACGGAAAGTTACAAGCCGAAAAATTTATTTTCCCACCGCTCCAGGCATTTCAACATGTTAGCCCCAAGGCGGGAATCCCCTCCCCCCAATTACGTGCAATCCCCCATAGACCGAGACCTTCCAACCGGTCATATTTAATATAAACCCACTAAGAATATAGGATTAGTAATCAATAATATCATGATTGAATGAAGGTATGGGAGCAGTTGCAGTATGAGATTGTATCTGGCCGTTCCGGCAATCCTTTTCTTCCTTGTCCATGTCTCGATCGTACACGCCGGGCTGACCGGCATCTCGGGAACTCCTGACCCGGCCTTCGATGTGGTGGGGCTCTCCGGAGAGCCGGATGCCGTTGCGGTGAGCCTGGCCCATGGCTTTCCCCTCTGGTTCGAAGACAGCAACGGACTGAGGCTGCAGCTTTGCCTGGACCAGTCTGTGGAGACTGCTGTCGGTCCCGCCAGGCCCTGCCTGACGGAGGAGTTCTTCCCCGGCGCGCCGATATCGTTTCCCGGCAACTTCGGACCCGAGGCCTTCTGGTGGTCCGCCGTCGCTTTTGACACCTTCACCAGCACCGTCGGAGGCGGCGACGCATTGCTGGTGCTGGCTCAGGAGGCGGCGTTCGCCGACGACGTGACCGTCGACGGCGACCAGGTGGCCTTTGGCCGCATCCGCATCCGGATCAACGTTCCCGTCCCGGGCACCTACCGGGTGACCCATCCCTACGGCGAACGCGACTATGTCGTCAGCACCGTCTCCGCCGACCGCGAGATCAATCAGACCCAGGACATCGGCAACTTCCTCCAGCCGGGCCCCCCGCCCGCCGGCAATTTTCTCCTGGCTTTAGGAAACGGGCCCGATCCGGCAGACGTCCTGATCCCTGCAGGTTTCCCGGCAGAGAATGCCCCCCTGGTCTCTACAGAGGCAACGGGTATCGGCCCCTTCCTGGTGGCGGCCGACGCGCCCGGAGGCAATCCTCTCGCTTTCCTGCAGGCCCTTGACGGACGGCAATACCTTGCCAACCCGGGGACGGAGCTGAATCCCATCACTTCTCCGGTTGCGGGCAGCGCATTCATCCCCGAGGGAGAGGCCGGATTCGCCAATTTCTTCCGTATCCGGCTCCTCGACCCTCCGGCCAATTTCTTCCTGAACGCCGCCGCCGGCTCCCAGGAGATCCTCATTGAGGATTTCCAACTGACGGGGAAGATTTTCAACGACGCGGCGAACGCGCCGCCGGTCGCGGCGAATGATTCCGCGGTTACCGCCATGAACGTTCCGGTCTCTATCGACGTTCTCGCCAACGATACCGACGTGATCGGTCCCGAAAATGCTCACGGCATCGATTCGCGGGCGCTCGGCCTTCCCGTCGGTCCGGCGGAAGATCCCCTGTCAGAAATCCTGCTCA
The genomic region above belongs to Desulfuromonas sp. TF and contains:
- a CDS encoding TetR/AcrR family transcriptional regulator, with product MEKNGKRSIILNAALDLFAEKGFHGAPTSLLAQAAGVGVGTIYRYFKDKDELIRELYREVLERVQARVYGDSPPGLPVRERYVRAMSRLLRFFLENPLEFRFMEQYYFSPFSSDDDCAAPEENETIRQLLITARTERVVKEAHLSVLQALAFGPIVALAKEHINRSLAVDEEMIRQTVEASWDGLKRY
- a CDS encoding sensor histidine kinase: MIRRDEKMREESFHGEAVIGRWISPEWPRHLTPVRLLIILAVAVFVAEVVIMLIMSQLPPVTGVIQPIIDATILLLLLSPSYYFLFLPLKKHYAEHLRSDLEIQRLSSQMIRAIESEKKHLARELHDEFGQTLTALQFGIESIRSSQPGAGAEERRQLDYLRKLVGRLSDHIRDITSDLRPPLLENCGLGDTLQWHVEELKTNGCGFEIETELEECPRLDPDIEITIFRICQEGLNNVSKHAGASRARVRLFYDSHRVGLILEDDGRGFSDSGQPKMAGTPPGVGLIGMRERIAAVGGRLMISSTLGKGTRIWARIPLAYGSLP
- a CDS encoding response regulator transcription factor, yielding MIRIFIADDHVLIRNGLRELLGTHADIEIVGEAADGIETLKKTRQLRPHVLILDVAMPGMNGLETAKLVHEIVPETRIVILSMFEKESFARQALQAGASGYVLKGASHSDIVAAIRAVHAGGYYFSARITTDLIRSYLDTTPPKQPSRGKYELLTDRERQVFGLLVEGHSTTAIAQILCVSYKTVEKHRGSISRKLDIANPIEMLKYAVRLGLVDPEFWES
- a CDS encoding Ig-like domain-containing protein, giving the protein MRLYLAVPAILFFLVHVSIVHAGLTGISGTPDPAFDVVGLSGEPDAVAVSLAHGFPLWFEDSNGLRLQLCLDQSVETAVGPARPCLTEEFFPGAPISFPGNFGPEAFWWSAVAFDTFTSTVGGGDALLVLAQEAAFADDVTVDGDQVAFGRIRIRINVPVPGTYRVTHPYGERDYVVSTVSADREINQTQDIGNFLQPGPPPAGNFLLALGNGPDPADVLIPAGFPAENAPLVSTEATGIGPFLVAADAPGGNPLAFLQALDGRQYLANPGTELNPITSPVAGSAFIPEGEAGFANFFRIRLLDPPANFFLNAAAGSQEILIEDFQLTGKIFNDAANAPPVAANDSAVTAMNVPVSIDVLANDTDVIGPENAHGIDSRALGLPVGPAEDPLSEILLTETLTTENGGTVRRTTVIATGNTTFTYTPAAGFTGTDTFEYVVQDAGGLISAPAVVEVLVEKLEISRADYRPRTGRWHIGGTSSNVVENTLQVFGGPRAHLAPTEAGASTGQLDLRLSEIALPFALTVSPLPQSEVVEINIFLEAEQGVDPILFNLYFDLFDGDFSGSFDRTLSIFEFQPRPAQGISTFTDALEAIRNGRTYVKVHTVAFPDGELQGQITRPLLGRADVSGDGQWEFRSKSPVAPGLISSVSIQSGSGVQTLDTPLRMK